Within the Salvia hispanica cultivar TCC Black 2014 chromosome 4, UniMelb_Shisp_WGS_1.0, whole genome shotgun sequence genome, the region TAACCCAGTCATTCCGGCGCCGATATCTTTGCATTCCACagtgagaaaaagaaaatattgcaGCAAATAGTCCTAGAATTATGAGAAACAGTAGAATCACATAAACATTAAACATTCTCAATATCATGGTTAGTGAGATTttagcaaataaaataatgatatatcCAAAAGTTGGGAACATAACTCTGCAAAGGTGTCTACTAAGCAATTGTTTGAAGTAAACAGACtgatctgttgacataaatagaCAGGGTGATTATTTACCGCAATAAAACCCGCACTTGCCAACAGTCTTGGCCTGCCAACAGAATCATGGAGCATGATATATTAGATTAACAGAAATCACAAATAACCGTATAAAGATAAGTGCCAACGAAGCTTACAACGTGCGATGCTCGGTAGCTTCCAGATAGACCTACAAGTATTCCCAAATCAACATAAgcccaaaattcataatagaatgttaaaaattgaaatcaagtTCCAATTTAAACAGTACAATGAACACAAAGCTCAAATAGTTATTTCCTTCACCTAGCAAATTCATACTCGCCCTATTTCTACATTCACTTGAAAAAAGCGGACAAAAATTCATATACGCCGTTGAGAAGTAACAATGAAATAGTATGAAACTAGACATGTTTCCGCTCATTAACTCCCCCAAACACCTtacacaaaaacaaacaaagagCAATTGCAAAAGAAGAAGTCAAATTTACCTAGTCTTTTAGCATCAAAAGGGCCATAGCAAGCACCCCAGATAACTCCAGCCTGCAATAAAGATTGTTCGTTTtacacaaaaaacaaaaaacaaaaaacaaagagTCGAACCACTCGATCGAGGCGCCGATTTAGAATACTTACGGAGCCTAGACGGAATACGGAATCGACTGCGATGGAAGAACATGGCATGTGAACCACTGGATCGGCCTCCATATTTtgatggattaattaattagctcCGACAGCTTATTTTCAATCAGCATCCGCCGGGGAAGAGCGGCGCGCCACCGCTTTTgtagtttaatttcttttatttgataaaataattcctcTTTTTGGATAAATAAATGGGCTTGGATCGTATATATATATCGATTTTGGTATATGGAAGCCCACCATGGCATCAGATATTATCCCCTGGTTGTACGACCCGGTTTAATCAACCCGGGAACCCAACAATACAAAAACCCTAGCTTTCCCTCTCTCATTCTTTCTCTCATCTCGTACACACGCACCACGCAGTTGGCGGTCGACTCAATAGACGTAAGCTCAgctccatctccatctccatctccatctccatctccatctccatctccagTAACTAATTTCGCCTCTACTTACATGTATCTACGCTTCCACGAGCTCAATTTGAAAATTCTCTGATTCGGTTGCAGGAAATCGGCGAAAATGAGCAAagctgcggcggcggcgggagCTAAAGGTGGGAAGAAGAAGGGAGCGACCTTCGTGATCGATTGCACGAAGCCGGTGGAGGACAAGATTATGGAGATTGCCTCGCTCGAGAAGTTTTTGCAGGAAAGAATCAAGGTCGGCGGAAAAGCCGGCGCTCTCGGGGATTCGGTCACCGTAACTCGTGAGAAAAGCAAGATCACCGTCACTGCCGATTCTGCTTTCTCCAAGAGGTGAACTAATTTTTTCAGTTAAATTGATTATTCCTATTCCTGGttttgttaataataatagtagatCTCGTAATGGTTGGAGTTTATGTTGACTGCTTGTAGATATATGTCTGCTTTTCTGAATGCAGGATTTGGTGATAGAGCGTAGAGCTTTTCTATGCATATTATGCGAGTGAAAGTTTGAATTCTTAACAGATATCTGTGGCCTAGTGTTTTTATTGGTTGGCCCATTTATGCtgcacaattttttttattatttcttacttATGCTTGCTACTGGCTTGCTCATATTCAAACATGATTAAGTTTGTTGTGGAACAACTTATAAATCTGGAGAGACTTTACTATGCAATTTACAATATAGATATTCGCAAGCGGTAATTTTGATTAAGTATAACTGTTATAGAGGGTAGTATATGTTGTTGGGGTTGTGCAAGCATCAACTGGTTGAAATCATCTCAAAAGGAATTGTGATTAAGTTTATGAAATGACCTACTATATTActaaagtagtactccatcGTCTTGCTTATAGATTTTTCTTATCTGCTACTCATTTATGATATAGCCTATACACattgtttgaaaaaattattggtCAATAAGTATTTGAAAACTTATTGATCAATAAGTATTTGAAAACTTATTGATCAATAAGTACTACTGGTCTTGTGATAAAACAGAGAGATTAAGATGTAGAagctatttaaattttgaacaGGAGAACATTAGATTTGGTGTTTGCTTAACCTACTTTGTTTACTTTGTTATATATGACTGTAAATCGAATGACCTGTGTGTTTTGCACCTAAAGAAATGCATTGCCTGACTTTTGCTGTATGAAATTTCTACTTATAATCTTTGTTGGTAAACTTTCAAATGAAAAGTGAGGTGTAAAACTTTTCTGACCATACAATTTTGGCATTATAAGTGTATTTCTCTGAAATTAAAGAAGAGTAAAAGAACCCAAAAATGTTCTAGGCGCCATTGGAAAAAgttattgtttttgttattatcATCGTTGTTATTGCTGTAGGTTATCAAATATAGATAtacggagtagtatttttatttaagaatGATAGCAGTTGGCAGTGTATGGCTgcatattttgtatttttgctCTCATGCCCtttgtttctaattttctgCCAGTCTTTGTAATTTTCAATGGACTTAGTATCTTTTAATCTGCAGGTATATTAAGTATTTGACTAAGAAATACTTGAAGAAGCATAATGTTAGAGATTGGCTTCGGGTGATTGCTTCCAACAAAGATCGCAATGTTTATGAACTGCGCTACTTCAACATTGCTGAACAAGAGGGCGAGGAAGAAGATTAAACGAGCAGCTTGGGGTTTCCGATGCTCCACTTTTTGAATCTCTTGTTGCTGTTGGTTTGTTCTTTCATCCCAAAGCTTTCAAATTCCCTAGATTTTGAGCTTGGATTTAGCTATCTTGTTTTatgttactttattttatattatactccattcaGCAGCAATATAtccctttttgttttttaaaaaactagatcccTTTTTGAAGAAGTGTATTTGTGGTACAGCTTTATTGCCTTGATGCGGTGAGTGGTTTTTAGGCGTCTCAATTCCAAGGTTgttttgcatatatatatggcCTTCATTATGAGATGGAGGATACTATGATGTGTTTGACATTATGTCTACGAAACTTATAATGAAAGCCGTGATCAGTGCCACACCATCGTCCCCTGTAACATCTCTCACAGGCATTACCATGAGAGGGAGAGATCTTGAAGCAGATTTTGTTGAGCTGTTCAAACATGGAGCGAGGAGAAAGGCAGCCCATGGCTAGCCAGGGCGGCGATAGAAGTTTGCACCATATATGCTATCATTGGCCCCATGCTTAGATTTATTCAACAGCAAAAGTTTTACCGTTCTACAAGAGACAATGCAATGACTAAAAACATAACCCACAAAAAGATTATTCGCAGGTTGGGCAAACATATTCatcaaaatactaatttaagtCCATGATATAGATACGAATGTGAAGAAGTACAGCCGGCTTTCCATTTCTCAATTGAAAGAATGCAACTGCTGGGGAGAGAAAATTTTAACATACAACAATCCTCCACGCCCTCATCCTTGATCACCTCCGACCCACGCGCTTGCAAATTCTTCCGGGCAGAGCAGGTTGTGAGTGAGGGAGAGGTTGAAAAGAGAGGGGATTCGGGCAATGATTTGCTTAGGGGAGATGGGAGAGCGGAGAGCACATTCTGCTCTGCCTCCGCCGTTTCTGAGCTATCATTGCTCATTCTTGAATCCATTTTCAAGGAATGCAGAAATTTGAGACGAAGATGATAGATTACAATGTTTGATGTGTTTGCATCAAACATTGTAATCTATCATAACGGCTTCCTTACATCGCAGTTATATTTTGCGCAGTAATTTCAGTCCTTATAATGGTATTACTACAACATAACGTTAATCAAACTGTGCACAATAGTAATAGGTTAATCCTCTGCAAGAAGCTACATAGAGAGCAAACACCAAGTATGAGACAGAAATAGAAAACTAAAAGTATTAATCTACCAAGTAATTACACTACGAATACACCGTACAGCTAGGACCTGGGCTTGGCTTAATCTGAGTGAAAAAAACAACTAATCCTCAACGACTTGATCTATTTCTTTGCATAGGTGACCAACATAGGATGGTCCTCACTTATCTTAAATCCCTGAAGCCCCTGCATTGCAACTGTTGACTGCATCTCATTTTCATATTCTATGAAAGCAATTCCAGGCTTAGCTTCAACCATCCTAACTTCCTTAAATCCGGGGCACTGACTGAAGAGCATTTGCAGCATCATTGAAGTTGTTTGGTGCGGTAGATTTTGAATGAACAATATGTTATTTGGAGGGGCAGGACCCTCTGGAGCAGCTCTAGCACCCATATATGGGATCTGGGATAACTGCACCACATAAAGAAGAATGATTTAGGAGCTTCTTCACAACAAACAAATAGGGAAAGATGATGGGAACGCAGAAACAACATTTTCCAGAAGAGAAGGGCAAAAACACCTCAACAGAGAGAAAGTGGTgcacacaaataaaatttagttagTTTGAGCACCCATGGCAAAGATTGCAGAGGAAATTATTTTCCCATGTGAACTTCAATAGACATAAATAGTGATAGAAATCTTAGATATAAATAATGAGTAGCTCTTGACAGAGCACTTACAGGAGGGGCTGCACCATAAGCACCAGCATATGCGGAATTTAGGCCCGCGGCTGCTTGGTTCGCATCATGCTGatccttcttctttcttcctaTAATCGAAGCATACAAAGACCAGAGAAGAGTAATGAGTCTAGTAATTATGATTACGTAATACCTAATACAAAAACAAGTGTTCCATATAAATTTGAGAGTGTTCAGCCATAtacacatttcattataattattttgcttcagtcaaatacatatatacatgataGGGTTCAttcaaatacatatatatacatgataTGTCTCCTGGAGATTATCCAGTTACAGTGGCAAATATTAATGATCTGGATTCACTTCTATCAATTCTAATCTGTCATCAATGTAATTTTGCTAGTACAAAGAGTCATTAGAGTAAGAAAAAGAGGGTTCATAGTTTGGAGTGGTTGGCTCATCTCACTCACATAGTGTATCAAGTACAAGAGAAAGCCTCTATAAATCAAAACCAATAAACTTGTCATTAATATGCGCAGATCATAATCTGTTGAAAGTTAACCTCAGAGTAGTCAtgcgaaaaagaaaatcatgcCATGAAGCAAAGAAGGAAATGAACAATTTACTCAATCAAAACATATTATAACAGAAGGCGTGATCAGACACTTATTTCAAAATAGCCATTCTTCAAAAGAAGCTCATGTTCCCTCCTTATATGTCATATGCAACCTAAAAAGATTACATACCTCTGTCATCATgcttctttcttttctctcgAGGTACAAAAGTACCATCTGCCTTGGCTATGAGATCAGACTTTGACTTGGCATATTGTATCCGCTGAGATAAGCAAAAGGTAAATAATTTCAACTCGAACTCGAGGACTGCAGTAGTTAACAACGTTAAATGTTTTTACAACCACACACTAACGAGTAAATAATGAGTGGTAAGGTGAATGTTCCATGACCCTAATTTTGGAATCGTTACTTTCAGTGTCTGCTAGAGTTTTTACACCTCATGAGGAGGTCCAGCCCTCCAGTAGAATGTGagcaaatataaataaacctCATACACACACAAGGGGATGGGTGGAAACATTAATTCATGCTTTGCTGACATTGCAAACAGGAAGAGCAATTAATAACGGATtgctatataaaaaaaataaaaccaacatAGAGATTCAATATATTGACAACTTTCACTTCCAAAAGTCATAAACCTCTTTCTTAGTACCAAAGAAGTGATTCTATAGTTCAACATAGTTGCTTCAACTGTCCCAGATACCAACTTATCTATCATCTAGAAACCGTTAAACTAGTCGCTTACTGATGTGGGACTTCAATTATAAACACAAAACTTGTTGTAGTGTTTTTGCATCTTCGCTCACAGGATGGACCTTTACACATCTACACCCATACTCAGACCTCAAGGTCCTAAATAACAAAATCCGAGAATACTAACGATACAGAAGTAAAACAGCATCCGAATTCCAACACCAGATTTTCGTAAGTTAAACTTCATACTGCAAATAATGCATGAACAAAGTCATGATAGCACAATCTAGAAACCAAATTCTCGTAAGTTAAACCTCATACTGCAAATAATGTAGGACACcagaatgaaatgaaattacagcatcaaaaatgatagaaagaaattcagaaattaagaaatttcaTACCATTGGCTTGTCGTAGAACGGAAATCCCTGCATTTGACGAAGCGCATTGGAGGCGGAAGAGACCTCTTCAAAAACGACCCATGCTTGGCCCTTATGCTTTAGGGTTTTGAAGGCCAATACCTCCAGTATTTTCCCGAACTGCGAAAACACCGCGTGCAGCGATTTCTTCAATTCTATCAACATAAGATTAAGCATAACCGATGATGAGTCCACCAAACAACACAATAAACTCCTCAAAATGCCAAATTCTCAGCACAGCCATCAGAAAAAATACCGTCGAGCTTAATTTTCTCGTTGAGATTATTAATGTAAATCGTCTGATTCGAAGCAGTTTCCGAGCCAGCGGGGGCAGGAGCAGGAGCAGGGGCAGGGGCGGGGGCTGGTAGTGCCTCTTCCATGGACACTGGCTCGCTATTTCTTCTCCGGTAATCGAGAATTTCACCGCGGCTACGATTAGACTGagatttgaatattgaaaTGAGGTTCGTGTAATTCGGGCCTATTTTAGTGGGCTTTGTGTCCACCACAATATTATCCAAATACTGTTGGGCTAAGTTTATAGCCCAAACTTGACAGGTAGAAGCCCGGATATTTTGCACAGGCAATGTAAGGCCtaattactattttaaaaattaaattctgttTAGCTTTATATgatttgaaaatagaataataatactattcaaaatttctcaattatccACCTCTGATCTAATATTGCACTTCCATATTTTACGTGCCTGACATAATTTAACCAAAACTCTTGATTTAAATAACTGTTATCCCAAAATACAATATTAGGAgtactaactaattaaattaataaaacagaaaagaaTTTGtggaacaaaacaaaacaatatacACCTCAATAAACGTAGTAAACGTTGACCACCAAATTGCGTATGCTTGAAATCCAGTGGATTTCCGACTACAACTCtccatttttggattttccttatactttaatccccttctctctatatatatggcAGCTTCTTCTTCCATTCTCAACCCTTGGGCGCCTCCAAACCTTCTACAAACCACACCAGAGGTTCCCTTATTAAACAATCCAATCCCATTGTggaaattcaaagaaaaaaataaaaaataaaaaaatggctCGTTCTTTCTCCAACATAAAAACTGTCTCTTCCTTCATCGCCAACCAAATCTCCGCCGTTGTTACCAGGTTCGTTACCAgagtttaaaaatataaataaataaataaacaccataattaaattgatacgTACAGGAGGGGATACTCTGCTGCGTCGCAGGGGCGGGTTGTCGGGGCTCCGAACGTGGTGGTGAAGAAAGGACCGGTGAAGGTCGGGGAGAGCGCATGGGTGCCCGACCCGGTGACCGGGTACTACAGGCCTGAATGCAGTGTCAAGGAGCTTGACCCAGTGGAGCTGAGGGAGATGATGAGGAAGAGCAAGAACAACGCTAAGTGAACCGCACCCGCCGTGGAAACGGCCTTTCAAAATGTGATCTCATTCGGCCCGTTACTGGACACGGATCATAGATCAACAATGCATATAATATGACCAGATTTTTTTTGCCGTTTCCTGGTATTATTACTACTCTgcttttatgtatatatatgctcacagtatttttgttgctaatgttattaatataatagtatacTCCTACTAGTAGATTTTTGTTTGAACTTTTGGAGTATTGTTCCGcataaatcaaacaaaagcTTGTTGAAAAACACTCCTACAAGTCAGTTGTTGCATGAAATTTGAAGTTGATTCATAAAGGGACTTGCTGCTGCAATCAAATCACAACactaaatgaaataaaaagcAATTTTGGGCTAGTAGTCAGCGTATCACAGTTATAACacatcaattcaattttatagaCGTAAAGAGGAAATCAAATACACAATGTTACAATTGTTCGGTACAcgcaaataataaaaatgatacataccatgtgagagtttgtatgattttgcaataaaatgaagagaaatCCTGATTTTTCATTGGACTGATCCAAACACCATCACATTAAATAAAGTGTCCGGAGAGGCAACGCATTAAATTTTTGATCCACTTATATGCTCCaatctcatatttcatttacttagtaaacaaaatgaaatacagGACCGAAACATGACGGAGATGCCAACGTCGAATCAGAGGATATTTTTCCAATAGAAACCTGAGAAGAAAGTTGGGAATAAATTTCTATTAATACTTACATATAGTATCAGCATATCAGAAATCAAAGCTAATCCTGAAACATGTGCTATCATAATCATCACAGAAGATGCAGGATTAGAAACCAAATTACGTAGCCGAAAAGGATGATGATTGTGCTGAAAAATCAAGCTCAGACAACTTCAATgcttaaaaatatagtactgtaGAAGAAAGAGGAGATAATAATTGCTCTCTTCTgaaatactaaaacaaaaactcaTACTACAACGGAGTTTAAACATTTATCACCATCTCAATCAGAGTGACCTAG harbors:
- the LOC125218636 gene encoding outer envelope pore protein 16-4, chloroplastic, with protein sequence MEADPVVHMPCSSIAVDSVFRLGSAGVIWGACYGPFDAKRLGLSGSYRASHVAKTVGKCGFYCGLFAAIFSFSHCGMQRYRRRNDWINTLSAGVIAGAAFGAGTRNWKQVAGVTGLACTLFQLVLDSKSV
- the LOC125221777 gene encoding 60S ribosomal protein L22-2-like, translating into MSKAAAAAGAKGGKKKGATFVIDCTKPVEDKIMEIASLEKFLQERIKVGGKAGALGDSVTVTREKSKITVTADSAFSKRYIKYLTKKYLKKHNVRDWLRVIASNKDRNVYELRYFNIAEQEGEEED
- the LOC125221778 gene encoding protein SENESCENCE-ASSOCIATED GENE 21, mitochondrial-like, which produces MARSFSNIKTVSSFIANQISAVVTRRGYSAASQGRVVGAPNVVVKKGPVKVGESAWVPDPVTGYYRPECSVKELDPVELREMMRKSKNNAK
- the LOC125221775 gene encoding U1 small nuclear ribonucleoprotein A; translation: MEEALPAPAPAPAPAPAPAGSETASNQTIYINNLNEKIKLDELKKSLHAVFSQFGKILEVLAFKTLKHKGQAWVVFEEVSSASNALRQMQGFPFYDKPMRIQYAKSKSDLIAKADGTFVPREKRKKHDDRGRKKKDQHDANQAAAGLNSAYAGAYGAAPPLSQIPYMGARAAPEGPAPPNNILFIQNLPHQTTSMMLQMLFSQCPGFKEVRMVEAKPGIAFIEYENEMQSTVAMQGLQGFKISEDHPMLVTYAKK